The following coding sequences are from one Rathayibacter sp. VKM Ac-2760 window:
- a CDS encoding TetR/AcrR family transcriptional regulator — protein sequence MTDSVETSRRGRTRERLLDAAYDVFAETGVHTASVEQICERAGFSRGAFYSNFSSKEELFFALMERENGARLSGLVDQMGRSIPKLVESDEPLTAETLAVVILDVLQGPFTDNRRWCVVQSEFELLALRDPAIAPQYRDFRAGFDETLVGIVRGALQQVQRDFGLEPTTAVRLLIASYDDAVKTSILEDDSEDAALERLRSTLTDVVLAISTAR from the coding sequence ATGACCGACTCCGTCGAGACCTCGCGTCGCGGCCGGACGCGGGAGCGGCTCCTCGACGCCGCCTACGACGTCTTCGCCGAGACCGGCGTGCACACGGCCTCCGTCGAGCAGATCTGCGAGCGGGCCGGCTTCAGCCGCGGCGCGTTCTACTCCAACTTCTCCTCGAAGGAGGAGCTGTTCTTCGCCCTGATGGAGCGGGAGAACGGCGCCCGGCTGAGCGGACTGGTCGATCAGATGGGGCGGTCGATCCCCAAGCTGGTCGAGTCGGACGAGCCGCTGACCGCCGAGACGCTCGCCGTCGTCATCCTCGACGTGCTGCAGGGGCCCTTCACCGACAACCGGCGCTGGTGCGTGGTGCAGTCCGAGTTCGAGCTGCTCGCGCTGCGCGATCCGGCGATCGCGCCGCAGTACCGCGACTTCCGCGCCGGCTTCGACGAGACCCTGGTCGGCATCGTCCGCGGGGCTCTGCAGCAGGTGCAGCGCGACTTCGGCCTCGAGCCGACCACGGCCGTCCGGCTGCTGATCGCGAGCTACGACGACGCGGTGAAGACGTCGATCCTCGAGGACGACTCCGAGGACGCGGCGCTGGAGCGGCTGCGCTCGACGCTCACGGACGTGGTGCTGGCGATCTCCACCGCGCGCTGA
- a CDS encoding LysR family transcriptional regulator: MELRQLEHFLAVAKEQHFTRAASALQISQSGLSASIRALESELGSALFTRSTRRVELTPAGRAMLAESEQSVASALAARDAVLAVQGVLRGSLAVGTEECLGGVHLPRELATFREQHPGIGLRLTHDGSGTLLEAVGSGRLDLALVADIGATPAGVVTRPLASEGFAVLTHPDHPLADREACRIPDLEGCTIVGLQEHWGASHLAARAFAAHGLAFEVELEVNDVHTLLDLVEYGMGVAVVPAHFAEKRPAGLRAVPLEDPLLVWRTMVALPERPSAAARAFVAALPLAC; the protein is encoded by the coding sequence ATGGAACTGCGCCAGCTCGAACACTTCCTCGCCGTGGCGAAGGAGCAGCACTTCACCCGCGCGGCGAGCGCGCTGCAGATCTCGCAGTCGGGGCTGTCGGCGTCGATCCGCGCGCTGGAGAGCGAACTGGGGAGTGCGCTGTTCACCCGGAGCACCCGCCGGGTCGAGCTGACGCCGGCCGGGCGCGCGATGCTGGCGGAGTCCGAGCAGTCGGTCGCCAGCGCCCTCGCCGCGCGCGACGCGGTCCTGGCGGTGCAGGGCGTGCTGCGGGGGAGCCTCGCGGTCGGCACGGAGGAGTGCCTGGGCGGGGTGCACCTGCCGCGGGAGCTGGCGACGTTCCGCGAGCAGCACCCGGGCATCGGGCTGCGGCTGACGCACGACGGCTCGGGCACGCTGCTCGAGGCGGTGGGCAGCGGGCGGCTCGATCTCGCGCTGGTCGCGGACATCGGCGCGACGCCGGCGGGAGTGGTCACGCGGCCGCTCGCGAGCGAGGGCTTCGCGGTGCTGACGCATCCCGATCATCCGCTCGCCGACCGCGAGGCGTGCCGCATACCGGACCTGGAGGGCTGCACGATCGTCGGCCTGCAGGAGCACTGGGGCGCGAGTCACCTGGCGGCGCGGGCGTTCGCCGCGCACGGGCTGGCCTTCGAGGTCGAGCTCGAGGTGAACGACGTGCACACGCTGCTCGACCTGGTCGAGTACGGCATGGGCGTCGCGGTGGTGCCGGCGCACTTCGCCGAGAAGCGGCCGGCCGGGCTGCGCGCGGTGCCGCTGGAGGATCCGCTGCTCGTCTGGCGGACCATGGTCGCGCTGCCGGAGCGGCCGAGCGCGGCGGCGCGCGCCTTCGTCGCGGCGCTGCCGCTCGCCTGCTGA
- a CDS encoding aldo/keto reductase has protein sequence MKQRSIGDISVGSIGLGGMPMSIEGRPDRERSIATIHAALDAGVTLIDTADAYHQGGDADLGHNELLIAEALRSYGGDTSGVLVATKGGHLRPEPGVWTQDGRPEYLKEAARASAQRLGVEAIGLYQYHRPDPEVPYADSIGALAELLDEGVILRAGLSNADPDQIREAHGILGDRLVSVQNQFSPKFRSSEAELELCAELGLAFLPWSPLGGITSAAELGTSFAAFATVAEAHDVSPQVVCLAWELAKSPTVIPIPGSSRPESIRDSATAADLELTPEELASLD, from the coding sequence ATGAAGCAGCGCAGCATCGGCGACATCAGCGTCGGCAGCATCGGACTCGGCGGCATGCCGATGTCGATCGAGGGCCGCCCGGACCGCGAGCGGTCCATCGCGACCATCCACGCCGCCCTCGACGCCGGCGTCACCCTCATCGACACGGCGGACGCGTACCACCAGGGCGGCGACGCCGACCTCGGTCACAACGAGCTGCTCATCGCGGAGGCGCTCCGCAGCTACGGCGGCGACACCTCCGGGGTGCTCGTCGCCACCAAGGGCGGGCACCTCCGCCCCGAGCCGGGAGTCTGGACGCAGGACGGCCGTCCCGAGTACCTCAAGGAGGCGGCCCGCGCCTCCGCGCAGCGCCTCGGCGTCGAGGCGATCGGCCTCTACCAGTACCACCGCCCCGACCCCGAGGTGCCCTACGCCGACTCGATCGGCGCGCTCGCCGAGCTGCTCGACGAGGGCGTGATCCTCCGCGCCGGCCTCTCCAACGCCGATCCGGACCAGATCCGCGAGGCGCACGGGATCCTCGGCGACCGGCTGGTCTCGGTGCAGAACCAGTTCTCGCCGAAGTTCCGCTCCAGCGAGGCGGAGCTCGAGCTCTGCGCGGAGCTGGGCCTCGCCTTCCTGCCGTGGAGCCCGCTGGGCGGCATCACCTCGGCCGCCGAGCTGGGCACGTCGTTCGCGGCGTTCGCCACCGTCGCCGAGGCACACGACGTCTCGCCGCAGGTGGTCTGCCTGGCCTGGGAGCTGGCGAAGTCGCCCACCGTCATCCCGATCCCCGGCTCCTCGCGGCCGGAGAGCATCCGCGACTCGGCCACGGCGGCCGACCTCGAGCTGACGCCGGAGGAGCTCGCCTCGCTCGACTGA
- a CDS encoding aldo/keto reductase — translation MQYTHLGRTGLSVSRAVLGTMNFGPETSEPDSFAIMDRAHELGVNFFDTANVYGGEGGRGATEEIVGRWFAQGGERRERTVLATKLYGDMEQHAAPGAERGRDSWPNGGRLSALNIRRALDESLRRLQTDHIDLYQFHHVDRTTPWDEIWQAMEVAVQQGKVLYVGSSNFAGWHIAQAQEAARDRRFTGLSSEQSIYNLLVRDIEREVLPAAQHYGLGVIPWSPLQGGLLGGVIEKTESGSRRASARSLEAIEKNRPALEQYEAFARERGIAPGELALAWLLHQPGVTGPITGPRTMEQLESAVAAVDIALEPADLARLDEIFPGHRTAPEDYAW, via the coding sequence ATGCAGTACACGCACCTCGGCCGCACCGGTCTGTCCGTCTCCCGCGCCGTCCTCGGCACCATGAACTTCGGCCCGGAGACGAGCGAGCCCGACTCGTTCGCGATCATGGACCGCGCCCACGAGCTGGGCGTCAACTTCTTCGACACCGCGAACGTCTACGGCGGCGAGGGCGGCCGGGGCGCGACGGAGGAGATCGTCGGGCGCTGGTTCGCGCAGGGCGGCGAGCGCCGCGAGCGCACCGTCCTCGCGACCAAGCTCTACGGCGACATGGAGCAGCACGCCGCTCCCGGCGCCGAGCGCGGCCGCGACTCGTGGCCCAACGGCGGTCGGCTCTCGGCGCTGAACATCCGCCGCGCCCTCGACGAGAGCCTGCGCCGCCTGCAGACCGACCACATCGACCTCTACCAGTTCCACCACGTCGACCGCACGACGCCGTGGGACGAGATCTGGCAGGCGATGGAGGTCGCCGTCCAGCAGGGCAAGGTGCTCTACGTCGGCTCGAGCAACTTCGCCGGCTGGCACATCGCCCAGGCCCAGGAGGCCGCGCGCGACCGCCGCTTCACCGGCCTCTCCTCCGAGCAGTCCATCTACAACCTGCTCGTCCGCGACATCGAGCGCGAGGTCCTGCCCGCCGCGCAGCACTACGGACTCGGCGTCATCCCCTGGTCGCCGCTGCAGGGCGGCCTGCTCGGCGGCGTGATCGAGAAGACGGAGTCGGGAAGCCGCCGGGCCTCCGCCCGCTCGCTCGAGGCGATCGAGAAGAACCGCCCGGCGCTGGAGCAGTACGAGGCCTTCGCCCGCGAGCGCGGCATCGCGCCGGGCGAGCTCGCCCTCGCCTGGCTGCTGCATCAGCCGGGCGTCACCGGCCCGATCACCGGCCCGCGCACCATGGAGCAGCTCGAGAGCGCTGTGGCCGCCGTCGACATCGCCCTCGAGCCCGCCGACCTGGCCCGCCTCGACGAGATCTTCCCCGGCCACCGCACGGCCCCGGAGGACTACGCCTGGTGA
- a CDS encoding winged helix-turn-helix domain-containing protein translates to MDSRRDLAAELDELRARLERLEGATVVAASPDAVTPTHDDPFWALTALKERLPAPGGVVFAGAVATPAGPVEWQYGLSTDAFFERDWGSSPGPAALAALGSPVRLRFLQSVAGGVETVAQLAESEGAGTTGQIYHHVNQLVAAGWLEARGRGRYGIPPARLVPLLAILLAAGGPR, encoded by the coding sequence ATGGACTCCAGACGCGATCTCGCCGCCGAGCTCGACGAGCTGCGCGCGCGGCTGGAGCGGCTCGAGGGTGCCACCGTCGTCGCGGCGTCCCCCGACGCCGTCACCCCGACGCACGACGACCCGTTCTGGGCGCTGACCGCGCTCAAGGAGCGGCTGCCCGCGCCCGGCGGAGTCGTCTTCGCCGGCGCCGTCGCCACGCCGGCCGGCCCGGTCGAGTGGCAGTACGGCCTCAGCACCGACGCGTTCTTCGAGCGCGACTGGGGCTCGAGCCCGGGCCCGGCCGCGCTCGCCGCGCTCGGCAGCCCGGTGCGTCTGCGCTTCCTCCAGTCCGTCGCGGGCGGAGTCGAGACGGTGGCGCAGCTCGCCGAGAGCGAGGGCGCGGGCACCACCGGTCAGATCTACCACCACGTCAATCAGCTGGTCGCCGCCGGATGGCTCGAGGCCCGCGGACGGGGACGCTACGGCATCCCGCCCGCCCGCCTCGTCCCCCTGCTCGCGATCCTCCTCGCCGCCGGAGGTCCCCGATGA
- the purL gene encoding phosphoribosylformylglycinamidine synthase subunit PurL: MADSRTAAVPDTTANAEATPEKEQPYAALGLKPDEYASIREILGRRPTSGELAMYSVMWSEHCSYKSSKMYLRQFGQKVSPAMKKNLMVGMGENAGVVDVGEGWAVTFKIESHNHPSYIEPFQGAATGVGGIVRDIISMGARPVAVMDALRFGDIDDPDTARVVHGVVAGISFYANCLGLPNIGGETYFDSVYQGNPLVNALAVGVLRHEDLHLANARGVGNRVVLFGARTGGDGIGGASILASDSFADGGPTKRPAVQVGDPFAEKVLIECCLELFRKDLVEGIQDLGAAGISCATSELASNGDGGMFIELDSVLLRDPSLTAEEILMSESQERMMAVVRPDKLDAFLGVVRKWDVETSVLGEVTDSGRLVINWHGEEIVNVDPRTVAVDGPVYERPIAYPAWLDALQADSSSRLPRSTEGDALRAETLALLGSANLADKSWITSQYDRYVLGNTALSYPDDGGMVRVDEESGLGFAVATDANGRWCQLDPAQGARLALAEAFRNVAVTGATPVAVSDCLNFGSPENPEVMWQFREAVGALADACLELEIPVTGGNVSFYNQTGDVPIFPTPVVGVLGVIDDVGRRIPSGWQDEGDNVYLLGVTRDELDGSAWAGTVHEHLGGRPPQLDLAAEKSLAELIAAGSRESLIASAHDLADGGLVVALAESALRFGVGVRIWLDELMERDGVDATAALFSESTGRVLVSVPREDDVKFRGLCEGRGYPVLRIGVTDAESPVVEVQGLFTVPLEELRAVNGAVLPSRFA, encoded by the coding sequence ATGGCAGACAGCCGCACCGCAGCCGTTCCCGACACCACCGCGAACGCGGAGGCCACTCCCGAGAAGGAGCAGCCCTACGCGGCACTCGGGCTGAAGCCCGACGAGTACGCGAGCATCCGCGAGATCCTCGGCCGGCGCCCCACGAGCGGCGAGCTGGCGATGTACTCGGTGATGTGGAGCGAGCACTGCTCGTACAAGTCGTCGAAGATGTACCTCCGCCAGTTCGGGCAGAAGGTCTCGCCCGCCATGAAGAAGAACCTCATGGTCGGCATGGGCGAGAACGCCGGAGTCGTCGACGTCGGCGAGGGCTGGGCCGTCACCTTCAAGATCGAGAGCCACAACCACCCGAGCTACATCGAGCCGTTCCAGGGTGCGGCGACCGGCGTCGGGGGCATCGTCCGCGACATCATCTCGATGGGCGCCCGCCCGGTCGCCGTGATGGACGCCCTGCGCTTCGGCGACATCGACGACCCGGACACCGCCCGCGTCGTGCACGGCGTGGTCGCCGGCATCTCCTTCTACGCCAACTGCCTCGGCCTGCCCAACATCGGCGGCGAGACGTACTTCGACTCCGTCTACCAGGGCAACCCGCTCGTCAACGCGCTCGCGGTCGGCGTCCTCCGCCACGAGGACCTGCACCTCGCCAACGCCCGCGGCGTCGGCAACAGGGTCGTGCTCTTCGGGGCGCGCACCGGCGGCGACGGCATCGGCGGCGCGTCGATCCTCGCCTCCGACAGCTTCGCCGACGGCGGCCCGACCAAGCGCCCGGCCGTGCAGGTCGGCGACCCGTTCGCGGAGAAGGTGCTCATCGAGTGCTGCCTCGAGCTGTTCCGCAAGGACCTGGTCGAGGGCATCCAGGACCTCGGCGCGGCCGGCATCTCCTGCGCCACCTCGGAGCTGGCCTCCAACGGCGACGGCGGCATGTTCATCGAGCTCGACTCGGTGCTGCTGCGCGACCCCTCGCTCACGGCCGAGGAGATCCTGATGTCGGAGTCGCAGGAGCGGATGATGGCGGTCGTCCGCCCGGACAAGCTCGACGCGTTCCTCGGGGTCGTCCGCAAGTGGGACGTCGAGACGAGCGTGCTCGGTGAGGTCACCGACTCCGGCCGCCTCGTCATCAACTGGCACGGCGAGGAGATCGTCAACGTCGATCCGCGCACGGTCGCGGTCGACGGCCCGGTCTACGAGCGCCCGATCGCCTACCCCGCCTGGCTCGACGCGCTGCAGGCCGACTCCTCCTCGCGCCTGCCTCGCTCGACCGAGGGCGACGCGCTGCGCGCCGAGACCCTCGCGCTGCTCGGCTCGGCGAACCTCGCCGACAAGAGCTGGATCACCTCGCAGTACGACCGCTACGTGCTCGGCAACACCGCGCTGAGCTACCCCGACGACGGCGGCATGGTCCGCGTCGACGAGGAGTCCGGACTGGGCTTCGCCGTCGCCACCGATGCCAACGGCCGCTGGTGCCAGCTCGACCCGGCGCAGGGCGCGCGTCTCGCACTCGCCGAGGCGTTCCGCAACGTCGCCGTCACCGGAGCGACGCCCGTCGCCGTCTCCGACTGCCTCAACTTCGGCAGCCCCGAGAACCCCGAGGTGATGTGGCAGTTCCGCGAGGCGGTCGGCGCCCTCGCCGACGCCTGCCTCGAGCTGGAGATCCCCGTCACCGGCGGCAACGTCTCGTTCTACAACCAGACCGGCGACGTGCCGATCTTCCCGACCCCCGTCGTCGGCGTGCTCGGCGTGATCGACGACGTCGGCCGCCGCATCCCCTCCGGCTGGCAGGACGAGGGCGACAACGTCTACCTGCTCGGCGTCACCCGCGACGAGCTCGACGGCTCGGCCTGGGCCGGCACCGTGCACGAGCACCTCGGCGGCCGTCCGCCGCAACTCGACCTCGCGGCCGAGAAGTCGCTGGCCGAGCTGATCGCGGCGGGCTCGAGGGAGTCGCTGATCGCCTCCGCGCACGACCTCGCCGACGGCGGCCTCGTCGTCGCGCTGGCCGAGTCGGCGCTGCGCTTCGGCGTCGGCGTGCGGATCTGGCTCGACGAGCTGATGGAGCGCGACGGCGTCGACGCGACGGCCGCCCTCTTCTCGGAGTCGACGGGCCGCGTGCTCGTGTCGGTGCCGCGGGAGGACGACGTGAAGTTCCGCGGGCTCTGCGAGGGCCGGGGCTACCCCGTGCTCCGGATCGGCGTGACCGACGCCGAGTCGCCGGTCGTCGAGGTCCAGGGCCTCTTCACCGTGCCGCTCGAGGAGCTGCGCGCCGTCAACGGCGCCGTGCTGCCCTCCCGCTTCGCCTGA
- a CDS encoding glycosyltransferase family 39 protein encodes MTRGIGWARAAAVLGTLLWALHQCFGNLGAANISSDEPVYLSAGWSYLHGDVTPNLEHPPTAKYLIGLAQVLLGEGLLAGRIAAGAATLLTGVILWFWLKRELGALLALIPAGLFLLFPRTTATGGTRIDRLALLEPFMVLFAVAAMAAAWAWARRGAAGERGGRLIGFAGVLFALSVTSKLTTLALAPVFLLPLLMIGDRRRALRGFAAFALAFLVTAVLAYLPVHPVEAIRYLLEFQSEHNASGHLIDVAGAPYRFPPWWANLWFMLSGVGPAALAVLVLGGLLALLAPRRRALVLYLAGATLLLLVFHLLISSVALPHYYVAWAWLLCVLAGVGIAEALRDGLVLSRRIARPVGVVLLAASLVIAAATSIGIAQERATGIARVAGVLHERGLDGGLVLVQGMSSGVYAPYIGDRYRTDPASEGIVAIAIEESARFPLDPRVEEYLATDPTVVQLDELRLVLTDGPLPAE; translated from the coding sequence GTGACGCGGGGGATCGGCTGGGCGAGGGCGGCGGCCGTGCTCGGCACCCTGCTCTGGGCGCTCCACCAGTGCTTCGGGAACCTGGGCGCCGCGAACATCTCCTCCGACGAGCCGGTCTACCTCTCCGCCGGCTGGAGCTATCTGCACGGCGACGTGACTCCCAACCTCGAGCACCCGCCGACCGCGAAATACCTCATCGGTCTCGCGCAGGTGCTGCTCGGCGAGGGGCTGCTCGCCGGGCGGATCGCCGCCGGGGCCGCGACGCTCCTCACCGGCGTGATCCTCTGGTTCTGGCTGAAGCGCGAGCTCGGCGCGCTCCTCGCGCTGATCCCCGCCGGGCTGTTCCTGCTCTTCCCGCGCACCACCGCCACCGGCGGCACCCGGATCGACCGGCTCGCGCTCCTCGAGCCGTTCATGGTGCTGTTCGCGGTCGCCGCGATGGCCGCCGCCTGGGCCTGGGCGCGGCGCGGCGCGGCGGGGGAGCGCGGCGGCCGGCTGATCGGATTCGCCGGCGTCCTCTTCGCGCTGTCGGTCACCTCGAAGCTGACGACGCTCGCGCTCGCGCCGGTCTTCCTCCTGCCGCTGCTGATGATCGGCGACCGCCGCCGGGCGCTCCGGGGCTTCGCGGCCTTCGCGCTCGCGTTCCTGGTGACGGCGGTGCTCGCCTATCTGCCGGTGCACCCGGTCGAGGCGATCCGCTACCTGCTCGAGTTCCAGAGCGAGCACAACGCGAGCGGGCACCTGATCGACGTCGCGGGGGCGCCCTACCGCTTCCCGCCGTGGTGGGCGAACCTCTGGTTCATGCTGTCGGGCGTCGGTCCGGCGGCGCTCGCGGTGCTCGTGCTGGGCGGGCTGCTCGCACTGCTCGCGCCGCGGCGGCGGGCGCTCGTGCTGTACCTCGCGGGCGCGACGCTGCTCTTGCTCGTCTTCCACCTGCTGATCAGCTCGGTCGCGCTGCCGCACTACTACGTGGCGTGGGCGTGGCTGCTCTGCGTGCTCGCGGGCGTGGGCATCGCGGAGGCGCTGCGCGACGGGCTCGTGCTGTCGCGGCGGATCGCGCGGCCGGTCGGCGTCGTGCTGCTGGCGGCCTCGCTGGTGATCGCGGCGGCGACCTCGATCGGCATCGCGCAGGAGCGTGCCACCGGGATCGCGCGGGTGGCGGGCGTGCTGCACGAGCGCGGACTCGACGGCGGGCTGGTGCTGGTGCAGGGGATGTCGTCGGGGGTCTACGCGCCCTACATCGGCGATCGGTATAGGACGGATCCGGCGTCGGAGGGGATCGTCGCGATCGCGATCGAGGAGTCGGCGCGCTTCCCGCTGGACCCGCGGGTCGAGGAGTACCTGGCCACCGATCCGACCGTGGTGCAGCTGGACGAGCTGCGACTGGTGCTGACGGACGGGCCGCTGCCGGCCGAGTGA
- a CDS encoding MarP family serine protease has protein sequence MGASVIVDVIVVLSLIGALVDGLRRGFLRTLGGLAGVVAGAIAASFAVPAVSAWAAGSEWRLLAVIGTAVLLLGVGYAIGATIGAVFGRGADKVKLGLLDRLAGGVAGVAITGLVWIAVTSAVSLLGVPLVTTSVAGSTVIRTMDDLTPDPVRGFLAQLQSTVVDEGTSWIVEAMDAPTEAPVIPSVATDDPEVATAADSVVRVSGTAWACDVGVTGSGFVVSDDRVITNAHVVAGVSEPVVEAPNEPPRTGRVVYVDAAADLAVIAVDGLSAAPLALDDAVSAGDDAVVAGYPFGGPLTLGAAQVSSDATVSLMVDGAPTSREVLTLAALVNQGNSGGPLLSLDGTVSGVVFGKAASVANVGYAIPLSVLGPVAAEAPSLTDTVDSGPCRSA, from the coding sequence ATGGGCGCATCCGTGATCGTCGACGTCATCGTCGTGCTGAGCCTCATCGGCGCGCTCGTCGACGGCCTGCGGCGCGGTTTCCTCCGCACGCTCGGCGGCCTCGCGGGTGTGGTGGCCGGCGCGATCGCCGCCTCCTTCGCCGTGCCCGCCGTCTCCGCCTGGGCCGCGGGCAGCGAGTGGCGGCTCCTCGCCGTGATCGGCACGGCGGTGCTGCTGCTCGGCGTCGGCTACGCGATCGGCGCGACCATCGGCGCCGTCTTCGGCCGCGGCGCGGACAAGGTCAAGCTCGGTCTGCTCGACCGTCTGGCCGGCGGAGTCGCGGGAGTCGCGATCACCGGCCTGGTCTGGATCGCGGTGACCTCGGCGGTGTCCCTGCTCGGCGTGCCGCTCGTGACGACCTCGGTGGCCGGCTCCACCGTCATCCGCACCATGGACGATCTGACGCCGGACCCGGTCCGCGGCTTCCTCGCCCAGCTGCAGTCGACCGTCGTCGACGAGGGCACCTCGTGGATCGTCGAGGCCATGGACGCGCCGACCGAGGCGCCGGTCATCCCGAGCGTCGCGACCGACGACCCCGAGGTCGCGACCGCCGCCGACTCTGTCGTCCGCGTCTCCGGCACCGCCTGGGCCTGCGACGTCGGCGTCACCGGCAGCGGCTTCGTCGTCTCGGACGACCGCGTGATCACGAACGCGCACGTGGTGGCCGGAGTGTCGGAGCCCGTGGTCGAGGCGCCGAACGAGCCGCCGCGCACGGGCCGCGTCGTCTACGTGGACGCCGCCGCCGATCTCGCGGTCATCGCGGTCGACGGGCTCTCCGCGGCACCGCTCGCACTCGACGACGCGGTCTCCGCCGGCGACGACGCCGTGGTGGCGGGCTACCCGTTCGGCGGCCCGCTGACCCTCGGCGCCGCGCAGGTCTCCTCGGACGCGACCGTCTCGCTGATGGTCGACGGCGCGCCCACCTCGCGCGAGGTGCTGACCCTCGCCGCCCTCGTGAACCAGGGCAACTCCGGGGGCCCGCTGCTCTCCCTCGACGGCACCGTCTCGGGCGTCGTCTTCGGCAAGGCGGCGTCGGTCGCCAACGTCGGCTACGCGATCCCGCTCTCGGTGCTCGGGCCGGTCGCCGCCGAGGCGCCGTCGCTGACCGACACGGTCGACTCCGGGCCCTGCCGATCGGCCTGA
- a CDS encoding GNAT family N-acetyltransferase: MSLPGLEFRRFPAALTAEGGPDAATAAWGTAINAGFHEKEYTPEQWRDWAEHMVADQRELTAVHDSASPEGIDGEAVPVATYAAFPGSLQVGRGRELAAHLVSQVTVRATHRRRGILRAMITDDLRLAREAGAAVAVLTASEASIYRRFGFGRSAFTRSIRVDTGPRFALQVEPAGRVEVVATSWLQSRVEEVFRAFHARTPGSLTRQSRYAANAVGTEPGETAPGRSVRSAVHLDADGQLDGYVTYKAVGPDEDDRTLEVVDLVAATADAYLALWGFLGAVDLASTVTWDMAPLDDPLTWALRDARVVSVTTVSDLIWTRVLDVAAAFGARPWTSDGTLVLAVRDELGLVDGGYRITVEGGEGRVERTDDAPTLELDVADLGTLLLGSARPSTLARAGAVTLAAEDHESVDRFFAPIAAPYCISFF, encoded by the coding sequence ATGTCCCTCCCCGGTCTCGAATTCCGTCGCTTCCCCGCCGCCCTCACCGCGGAGGGCGGTCCCGACGCCGCCACGGCCGCCTGGGGCACCGCGATCAACGCGGGGTTCCACGAGAAGGAGTACACGCCGGAGCAGTGGCGCGACTGGGCCGAGCACATGGTCGCCGACCAGCGCGAGCTGACCGCGGTGCACGACTCCGCCTCCCCCGAGGGCATCGACGGCGAGGCCGTCCCCGTCGCCACCTACGCCGCGTTCCCGGGGTCGCTGCAGGTCGGCCGCGGCCGGGAGCTGGCCGCGCACCTCGTCTCGCAGGTCACGGTGCGCGCGACGCACCGCCGCCGCGGCATCCTCCGCGCCATGATCACCGACGACCTGCGCCTGGCCCGCGAGGCCGGCGCCGCGGTCGCCGTGCTCACCGCGAGCGAGGCCTCCATCTACCGCCGGTTCGGCTTCGGCCGCTCCGCGTTCACCCGCTCGATCCGCGTGGACACCGGGCCGCGCTTCGCCCTGCAGGTCGAGCCGGCCGGCCGCGTCGAGGTCGTCGCGACGAGCTGGCTGCAGTCGCGGGTGGAGGAGGTCTTCCGCGCCTTCCACGCGCGCACCCCCGGCTCGCTGACCCGGCAGTCGCGCTACGCGGCGAACGCGGTCGGCACCGAGCCCGGCGAGACCGCGCCGGGCCGCTCCGTCCGCTCGGCGGTGCACCTCGACGCCGACGGACAGCTCGACGGCTACGTGACCTACAAGGCCGTCGGGCCGGACGAGGACGACCGCACGCTCGAGGTCGTCGATCTGGTCGCCGCGACCGCCGACGCGTACCTCGCACTCTGGGGCTTCCTCGGTGCCGTCGACCTCGCGTCGACCGTCACCTGGGACATGGCGCCCCTCGACGATCCGCTGACCTGGGCGCTGCGCGACGCGCGCGTCGTCTCGGTGACCACCGTCTCCGACCTGATCTGGACCCGCGTGCTCGACGTGGCGGCGGCCTTCGGGGCGCGGCCGTGGACGAGCGACGGCACTCTGGTGCTCGCGGTCCGCGACGAGCTCGGGCTCGTCGACGGCGGCTACCGGATCACGGTCGAGGGCGGCGAGGGCCGCGTGGAGCGGACCGACGACGCGCCGACGCTGGAGCTCGACGTCGCCGACCTCGGCACGCTGCTGCTCGGCTCCGCCCGCCCGTCCACGCTGGCCCGCGCCGGCGCAGTGACGCTGGCGGCCGAGGACCACGAGAGCGTCGACCGCTTCTTCGCGCCGATCGCGGCGCCGTACTGCATCTCCTTCTTCTAG